The genomic DNA CCGCAGAATATTACGGAAATGTCCTGATAGACGGGGCACCAGCCCCGGTTGGAACGACTATCACCGCCTTCATCCGGAATATCCCGAAAGGTTCCATTGTTACGGACATAGATGGCTTTTACGGCGGTCCGGGCCTCTTTGATCCCAGGCTGAAGGTGAACCTGACCGAAGAAGAAGTTCAGGCAGGAGACCTGATCATCACATTTCAAATAAATGGTATCCCTGCATCACAATCTATTCTTTTTGAACCGGGTGCAGCACAGCAGCTTGATCTCTTTACAGGAGAACCGACCGGGGAGATATCTGCTCCGGTCATGACACCCGTACCAGTGCAGACTGAAACCCCGATGGGAACACCGCAGACGGGAGATAATTATACCGAGCCTCCGGAGTCTGATTCAGGAGCTGAACCCCCCATACAATACGGACTTGAAAGAGATGAAAAATTCACCTCTGATGATGGCATGGCTGCGATTGCGTTCAATAAAAATACTCTCCTCTTCGCACCATCCGGACAGTTTCTCGAGGAGGTCAATGTCAGCTCACGAACGATAGCCGATCTGGCACCGGTCAGTACAAACCAGTCACTGATGTTCTCCGGATATGCATATGAGATCACCCCGGAACGAACATACTTTAACCCAGAAGGCGTGTTTTCCATTCAGATCCCTCTTGAGCGGATATCAGACCTGATGGCATTAAACCCCCAGATCTATCGGTACTTACCACAGACGGCATCCTGGGAGCAGGTCCGGACCACATCAAACCAGTTTACCGGTGTTGTAAGTGCAGCAGTCTATGAAGCGGCAATATATGCCTTGTTCCTTGAAAGTAAGAATGCATATGCCACACCACAGGTAACCAAAACAACTGTCCCGCCAACACTTGCGCCAATTGCCGGACAACCCCCGGTACCGCAGACCCCTTCCTATCCACCCCCAGGCCCGGCTTCACAGGGACCGGCACCATACTCCACGGCATATCAGGAACCATATACCCAGGCAGCAATGGTGACACAAGTGCCGGTAATGCCGGCTGTTCCATCGGAACCACCCAGCCCAGGGGGACCGGTTCAGACGCCTGTGCAGGAGAGTACGCCACAGCCCACGGAAACATCACAGCCCATGCCGGAGATAACAGAGGAACCAGCAGCTCCGGTCACAATGCCGTCACCATTCACGTTCTTTGGGGGTCTTGTGGATTCAGTGAAAAGATCCCTGACTGGACCGGTGGGTCTGATATTGGGTCTGGTTCTCCTCATTATCATCATCAATGCACTCGCGTATCTCATCTACACCCGGTGGTGGCTGGTCAGAGATCCATGAATGCAAAAAAAGTCTATACCGCCGCCACGGCTATCAGGGACATCCAAAGAGGGCGGCCTGAAAAGGCCTTAAAACCCCTTGAAAAACTTATCAAAGACGCTCCGGACAATCCGGCATTATGGAACCTGAAAGGAGTGGCCCTTGGGATGATAGGGGATCATGAAGGATCACTTGCCTGTTATGAGAAAGTCCTCACCACAGACCCCGGCCCTGCCGTGTATTGGAACAATAAAGGTCTGGCTCTGCAGAATTTGGGACGGTATGCTGAAGCGGAGGAGATGTATAAAAAGGCACTTGAGCGTGACCCGGAGTCCCTTGAGGCACGATATAACCTTGCAAATACCCTTCAGTCACTCGGTCGGTTCGAAGAGGCCCTGGATTACTACGAAAAAGTCCTCTACGACCGGCCGGATCATATCCTGACCATGCTGAATATGGGAAATGCCCTTGCAGCACTACACCGGTTTGAGGAGGCTATCGCCATGTACCAGGAGATTCTTGAGATAAACCCGGAATATTCTGATGCTGCATATAATATCGGGCATACGTATGAAGAGCAGGGGGATTTCGATAATGCTACGGTATGGTATACCCGGACACTGGAGATCGATCCTGACTACCATCATGCCAGGGAACAACTCGATCTCCTGAAAAAAAGATGATCAGGCAGAACCAAAATTGGATAGTACATGGACATAGACATCCATGCACTGGTTCAGCATCCGGATAGGAATGTTCTCATTGATGGCATGGAGGAGAGAGAGGTCACCAGGTCCGTAATTAATGACTTCAGCCCCGGTCTCCCTGAGATGCCGTGCATCACTTGCCGCCTGGGTGACACCAGGCATCGCCTTTTCTCCATGAACTGACTCTATCCCGGC from Methanospirillum hungatei JF-1 includes the following:
- a CDS encoding tetratricopeptide repeat protein translates to MAGQRSMNAKKVYTAATAIRDIQRGRPEKALKPLEKLIKDAPDNPALWNLKGVALGMIGDHEGSLACYEKVLTTDPGPAVYWNNKGLALQNLGRYAEAEEMYKKALERDPESLEARYNLANTLQSLGRFEEALDYYEKVLYDRPDHILTMLNMGNALAALHRFEEAIAMYQEILEINPEYSDAAYNIGHTYEEQGDFDNATVWYTRTLEIDPDYHHAREQLDLLKKR